The segment GACCATCAGGCCGCCTTGCTGGAAGTAGAGAAGACTTGATCGAGTCCCGCCCGACAAAACCGGTACGGGAATTATCGGGCCGGAGCCCTGGCCTTACCTGAGGCTGACACCCATGACTGAAATTGAGGGATTCTGCGAGCCGCGGTTTGCCGCGGTCCGTGATGCACTGGCGACTTTGCTCAGCAAGGACGACGTGGGCGCGTCAGCGGCCGTCTACATTGACGGCGAGCCGGTGGTTGACATCTGGGGCGGGTACGCCGACGCGGACCGTTCCGTCAGCTGGGAGCGCGACACCATCGTCGGCGTGAACTCGACGAGCAAGAACATGACTGCACTGTGCGCGCTCGTCCTGGCCGACCGGGGCGAGCTCGATCTGTCCGCGCCGGTCGCCGCCTACTGGCCCGAGTTCGCTTCGGCCGGCAAAGAGGACCTGCTGGTACGGCACGTGCTGTCACACACCGCAGGGCTGCCTGACCTGACCGGACCGACCGCGGTCGAGGAGCTCTACGACTGGGCGGGAACAACGGCGGGGCTGGCCGCGCAGGCGCCCGAATGGGAGCCGGGAGCGGCGGCCGGCTATCACGCGCTCACTTTCGGCTTCCTTGTGGGTGAGATCGTCCGTCGCATCACCGGCCGCAGCCTTGGTGACTTCTTCGCCGATGAAGTCGCCAAGCCGCTGGGCGCGGATTTCCACATCGGGCTCTCTGCGGAACATGACTCCCGTGTCGCACCGCTCATCCCGCCCCCGTCACTGACCGACGAGTACGCCTCCAGTGCGCCACCCGGACCGGACGGCGTACGCCGGGAGTACACCGGTGTCCTGGTCCAGGTCAAGGACGCCAACTCTGTGGCCTGGCGCCGTGCGCAGATCCCAGCGGTAAACGGCTTCGGCAACGCCCGGTCCGTCGCCCTCGTCCAGTCGGTACTGGCAAACCAGGGTTCGGCCGGCGGTGTGCGACTGCTGTCCCCTCAGGGTTGCGAGCCCGCGTGGCAGGAGTTGTTCCACGGTGAGGACCGTGTCCTGCGGACGCCGATGTCCTGGACCGCTGGTTTCGGCAAGTTCGGTAACACCTTCGGATGGGGCGGATGGGGCGGCTCACTGGTCATGAGCGACCCGGGCTCGCGCATGACGGTGGCTTACGCCATGAACCAGATGATCGACCGGGACCGGCAGGAGGACAACCGCGGCATGGAGATCATCATGGCCGCCTACAGCGGACTGCACTGAGCAACTGGGCGGCCGAGGCTGCCCTTGTTCCCTCTCCCGCTCGAATATTCGCAAGTCGCGGGGCCACCGCCAGTCACGCTCGACGGCCGGCCCCGACGGACGTCGATGCCGAACGGCCGTTTTTCACCGCGCCCCGGCGATTCCCTGGATGGTTGCCGTCTGACGTTCGTCCGTCCGCTGGGCTGGGGGCGCCGCGAGCGGACCAGGTTCGAGCCTGTTGGTCATGTCCAGCTCGAACCGGCCGTAGGGGTTCACATGGGTCCAGAACAGCGGGGACAGGGCCCTCCGGTCGGCATCGGTGAGCCGCTTCTGCCACTTCTCCTTGCTCAGGATGTCTTGGAGGAGCAGGGTGTTGACGTGCACCAGCGCTGACTGGAGCAGGTGCAGCGCCGGCATGGAGACCTCCTGGGACTCCTTGTCGGAGCCGGTCAGGTCGCCGTCCTTGCCGTAGAACAGGTCGTGGTTGGGCACTGTTCCCGTTCTCCACGACCTGGAGCCCGTCGTTGATCTCGCGGCGTAGCTCCGCGTCGGTGAGGTAGTCGCAGATGAACGCCGTGCGCACCGCACGCCCGAGTTCCTCGATCGCGCGGTAGGTGGGGTTTTTGGGCCCGCCGCGGGTGAAGCGCCGCAGGACTTGTTCGGCTTCGGCGGTGCCCAGGCGAAGGGCGGTGGTGTACTTCACGATCTGGTCGTACTGCTGGCGGATCAGGTCCCAGTCGATCGTCTTGGTCGACAGTACCGACGCCAGGTTCGGCCACGTCTCGTCCTGTCCGGCCGCCGGCCGGTACAGGCGGGCGGAGCCGACGTTCTTCAGCCGGGGCAGCAGGTTGAAGCCGAGCATGTGGGCGGTGGGCGAAGGCGAAGCCGACGATGGAGGCGCCGTGCGTGTCGGTGTACTGCCGGTCGACCTCCACGTCCGTGCAGTGCCGTAGCACGCCCTCGATCATCGCGGCGACCTCGGAGGCCGAGCAGAACTTGAGCTGGCTGTAGACGCACAGCTCCAAAACGGACTTGTCACTTCGCCGTAGCTTCGGGAGAACAGGGCCTACCCGAGGGTGGGCGTCCAGACAATCCTCAGCCTGCCGGCCACAGGTCAGCTCCTGCGTCACCCCGTCGCCGCGGAACGCGGCATCCCGCGGCCTGAGCAGTGGAACCCGGCATCCACCCGACGCGGCAGCCAGGCCCTCAACCCGCGCACACCGAGAACCCCACCCGAACAAACCGAAAGGTCCGCCGAAAAGCTGACGGGCCCTCACGAAAGATCGAGGCCAGAGCTCACCTTCCGCACTCCCGGGTCAAAGCCGTCCCCAGCAGCTCGACGCGATGCGAAGTCGTCCGGGCGCTCACACCGATTATGCCGAAGATGAGATCACGGCCCATCGTCGCGCCCACCAGCGTATTGACCGGGCCGAACGAGGCCGCCATCGGCGTGACCGCGGTTCCGGCCACGGCCTTCGCCTCCTGGAGCGACGCGAGGAAGGCCGGGACGTCGGCGGGCCGGATCAGCGGGCCGCTCGACCCCACCCGGAGGCCGCAGCCACCCGTCATCATCGACACTCCGCGCTCCAGACACGCCTGGGCGCACACTTCCGGCAGCGACGCGGGACGGTCGGCCGCCACGACGAGGAACCCGCCTTCGCGCAGGTACGGCACCAGCGCCTCGCTGGTCATGATGGTCTCCATGGCAGCGGTCGGCTCCGCTTCGGGGAGGCGCTCACGCACCCACTCGCGGGCCACATCGACCTTTGCCCGTCCGACGTCACAACGTCGGTAGAGGTACTGGCGGTTGAGGTTCTCCAGCGCGACCCGGTCGCCGTCCACGAGCGTGAGTCCGCCCACGCCCGCACCCACGAGCTCGGCCAGCACCGCGCCGCCGATGCCGCCGACGCCGAGAACGGTCACGTGCGCCGCGCGCAGGCGTTCCTGTGCCACGCCGGCGTCCAGGCCCAGGGCCGCGAAGTACTCGACCTGGTTCCGCCAGGCGGACGACTCCCACGAGCGGTCGAACGGTGCGACGACGAGGCGGAGCCGAAGGAGCGTGCGCACGATGGCGTCCGTGTTCCCTCCCCTCGGCACCGGGAGGCCGAGCGGGTCGTCGGAGACCGCTTCGAGCCATGCGAACATCGCTTCGGGGCAGCGCCGGACCAGCAGTACCTCGTCGGAGAAGACGCGCAGCTCGTCGCCGTCGCGGGACCAGGTCGCCGCAGGCGAGAGCACGTAGCGGTCGCTTCCGTCAGCCATCCCTGGCCTTCCTTCATAGCGAGATCACCGTTTGCCGGGGGTCATGGAGAATCGGCGCTCCAGCTGAACCGGGGAAAGCGCACGGCGTCCATCGGCGGCCAGGGCCGGCCCGCCAGTGCCTCTCGCTGCAGCCAGTGGCCCCGGAGCCGCAGCAGCGGCAGGACCGGGCACTGCTCGCGCGCCGCTCGCCGCAGCTCATCGGCAGCTTCCTCGTCGTCCGGGTCCTCGGACAGCCGGCGCAGCAGCGGCGCGAGGACCGGATCGCGGCGTGCCGGGTCGAGCAGGTCCAGGGCTCCGATCGGATCCTCGAAGAGCGGGCCCCGCAGGGCGAGGAGCAGGTCGAAGGACTGGGCCGAGCCCGAGACGAAGTCGGCGGGTGCCAGCTCGACCTCGACGCCGAGGTTCTCGTTCAGCTGGGCCGCGACCTCTTCGGCCACGTCCAGGTTGGGGTAGTAGTCCCAGTACCCCAGGCGCAGGCGTTCACCGGTGCCGGCGGTGCTGGGCGGAGCCTCGACGTGGTGGTCGGGCGCCGCCGACTCCACGCCGTTCCAGCACCGGGCGACCAGGCGGTCGTAGCGGAGCGCGCCGAGGAGCCTGCGGCGGAACTCCGGGTCGCCCACCGCCGACCGGCTGCCGGGGACGGCCTCCAGGCACATCTCGATCCCGGTCGGTGCCGTGTGGAACGCCCCGCTGTCCGCGAAGTCCGGAACGCGGTCGAGCGGAAACGCCGTCGCGCACGTCACGTCGGCCTCGCCCCGCCGGAACCGCTCCGGGGCGCCGTGCGGATCCCGGCGCACGAGCACCTGCACGGGGGGCGTGCCGGCCCTGACGGGTTCGAGCCAGTACTCGTCGTCGGAGGTGCGCACGGCACGCTCGTACGCGCCCGAGGACAGCTGTCCGCACGGCGAGACCGGAGCGAGGTCGACGCTCTGGAGCAGGCCGGGGAGGTGCGGCGCCGGGCGGCGAAGCTCGATGACCAGCGTGTCCTTCGAGGTGTGGACCGCGCGGATGTCGATCAAGAACCGCTGGAGCGA is part of the Streptomyces katrae genome and harbors:
- a CDS encoding Tn3 family transposase produces the protein MPNHDLFYGKDGDLTGSDKESQEVSMPALHLLQSALVHVNTLLLQDILSKEKWQKRLTDADRRALSPLFWTHVNPYGRFELDMTNRLEPGPLAAPPAQRTDERQTATIQGIAGAR
- a CDS encoding ThiF family adenylyltransferase, with protein sequence MADGSDRYVLSPAATWSRDGDELRVFSDEVLLVRRCPEAMFAWLEAVSDDPLGLPVPRGGNTDAIVRTLLRLRLVVAPFDRSWESSAWRNQVEYFAALGLDAGVAQERLRAAHVTVLGVGGIGGAVLAELVGAGVGGLTLVDGDRVALENLNRQYLYRRCDVGRAKVDVAREWVRERLPEAEPTAAMETIMTSEALVPYLREGGFLVVAADRPASLPEVCAQACLERGVSMMTGGCGLRVGSSGPLIRPADVPAFLASLQEAKAVAGTAVTPMAASFGPVNTLVGATMGRDLIFGIIGVSARTTSHRVELLGTALTRECGR
- a CDS encoding serine hydrolase domain-containing protein → MTEIEGFCEPRFAAVRDALATLLSKDDVGASAAVYIDGEPVVDIWGGYADADRSVSWERDTIVGVNSTSKNMTALCALVLADRGELDLSAPVAAYWPEFASAGKEDLLVRHVLSHTAGLPDLTGPTAVEELYDWAGTTAGLAAQAPEWEPGAAAGYHALTFGFLVGEIVRRITGRSLGDFFADEVAKPLGADFHIGLSAEHDSRVAPLIPPPSLTDEYASSAPPGPDGVRREYTGVLVQVKDANSVAWRRAQIPAVNGFGNARSVALVQSVLANQGSAGGVRLLSPQGCEPAWQELFHGEDRVLRTPMSWTAGFGKFGNTFGWGGWGGSLVMSDPGSRMTVAYAMNQMIDRDRQEDNRGMEIIMAAYSGLH